One genomic region from Nitrospirota bacterium encodes:
- a CDS encoding integration host factor subunit alpha, with product MTKADLADTIFEKVGLSKKESMDILETLFDSMKAILSEGESIKIAGFGTFLVRKKKARKGRNPKTGAELQITPRKVITFKPSIQFKTAADKGL from the coding sequence ATGACAAAGGCGGATTTAGCAGACACGATTTTTGAAAAAGTCGGTCTTTCAAAAAAGGAATCAATGGATATTCTGGAAACCCTTTTTGATTCAATGAAGGCAATCCTTTCAGAAGGAGAGTCCATCAAAATAGCCGGTTTCGGAACATTTCTGGTCAGGAAGAAAAAGGCGCGCAAGGGAAGAAACCCTAAGACAGGGGCGGAACTGCAGATTACTCCGAGAAAAGTAATTACATTTAAACCGAGCATACAGTTTAAAACTGCTGCGGATAAAGGTCTGTAG